One Pseudomonas lalucatii genomic window carries:
- a CDS encoding lysophospholipid acyltransferase family protein — MSPVQSARTVLFYLLLALSACFWCILSVFVAPLLPFRARYRFVNQTWCRFAVWLAKVLVGIRYEVKGLENIPQRPCVILAKHQSTWETFFLSAQFEPLSQVLKRELLHIPFFGWAMAMLSPIAIDRSNPKAALKQLAKQGHERLQQGAWVLIFPEGTRIPSGQIGKFSRGGAALAVNANLPVLPVAHNAGEFWPKEGWSKKPGTIQVVIGPALHAEGEGPRAIAELNDRAFAWVAQAQRDIGALGPAAPFGESVEPN, encoded by the coding sequence ATGTCGCCAGTGCAGTCCGCTAGAACCGTCCTTTTTTACCTGCTGCTGGCGCTGAGCGCCTGCTTCTGGTGCATCCTCAGCGTCTTCGTCGCGCCCCTCCTGCCGTTCCGTGCCCGCTACCGCTTCGTCAACCAGACCTGGTGCCGCTTCGCCGTCTGGCTGGCCAAGGTGCTGGTGGGCATTCGCTATGAGGTCAAAGGTCTGGAGAACATCCCGCAACGACCCTGCGTGATCCTCGCCAAGCACCAGAGCACCTGGGAGACCTTCTTCCTCTCCGCGCAGTTCGAGCCCCTCAGCCAGGTGCTCAAGCGCGAGCTGCTGCATATCCCCTTCTTCGGTTGGGCGATGGCCATGCTCAGCCCCATTGCGATCGACCGCAGCAACCCCAAGGCGGCGCTCAAGCAGCTCGCCAAGCAGGGCCACGAACGCCTGCAGCAGGGCGCCTGGGTGCTGATCTTTCCGGAAGGCACGCGCATCCCCAGCGGCCAGATCGGCAAGTTCTCCCGCGGCGGCGCGGCCCTGGCGGTCAATGCCAACCTGCCGGTGCTGCCGGTGGCGCACAACGCCGGCGAGTTCTGGCCCAAGGAGGGTTGGAGCAAGAAGCCCGGCACCATTCAGGTCGTCATAGGCCCGGCGTTGCACGCCGAAGGCGAGGGGCCGCGGGCGATCGCCGAGCTGAACGACCGCGCCTTCGCCTGGGTCGCTCAGGCGCAGCGCGATATCGGCGCACTCGGCCCCGCCGCGCCATTCGGCGAGTCCGTCGAACCGAACTGA